The stretch of DNA GAACGTATTTTTAGCAGGGGGTGCTGAGAAAAAAATTGTGtaactataaaaaaaatttacactGGAGGTATAAAACGGAGCAAGCACTCTACGTAAATTGTCTGTCAAAATTGTGTGTAAAAACTGTGTCTTAGTCAGAACTATTACTATACTACTCAAGAAATAGTTTTAATGGCTAGTGAGCAGTTCAGAAAGTGTGTGTTCGTCTGTTCTCGTTTCATAACAGGTGGGGACACTCACGAGTTATGTGTGCAGTATTTGGGGGCACTGACGCAAAGCATATGGTCTTATACAGTGCCGGTCCTAGATgctggggggccctaagcaacttTGTGAGGGGGCCCTGTCAGTGCCTTTATAAAACCCATTTACTGTCTCTGCTTAAATGTagatataaacaaaatgttaactaaaaCCATGTTgtattatcttatagctgtaCAGTTTTGCCAGATGGACTTTACTGGGACACTCATCAAAATACTTCCTAAGTATGACAGTGACACGTGTTTTCTGAAAAGCCctacccttacaaaaattatacATAGTTTTaccacagtttaaaaaaaccatggttactgtagtaaaaccatggttaccacaaaaataAACCGTAAACAAAACCTTAGTAAAAccatactgtagtaaaaccagggttttgctaatagtaatcacACTAAACAATGGTTCCTAcagttttaccacaaaaacatggttaattttcgtaacgGTTAATCTGTTACATTGGTATTTACAAAACAAGGTCTACTGCCAAatatattctttaaaatatgcAAGAACATCAGGCAAGCAAATGAAAAATTATggataaaataaaaccaaaacagCTTTTTGAAAATCTATAACAAACAACTCAACAGATTTTCCAATTTGCTTAAAAACTAAGGCATGATCAGACTCCAGAGGTAAACAAACCAAAATACATAGATATTTGTCTAAATATGCTTTAAATATGtctaaatatactttaaatgtaatgtgcattgttttaaaatgctgtCACGAGTCACAAAACAGCTGGCATGAATGAatgtgtttattgtttttacacGCAAGTTATGAAAGATTTAGATTATTTATGTGTACATGTGTACATAACAGAACACACAGGACTAATGTTGAATGTGGGGATTTGGACTGAGTGTAATAAATTATTGCATGGTTAGTCAAAACTAAATAGGAATTTAAAATGTGTTCTTGGATCTTTTTACTTTACCTTTATGACAGTTTTTTTTCTGCTCCGGACGGATATCTTTAACCCAAATCCATAAAATAAAGATCGACTGACAACTTGAATTAAAGTATCGTGAGATTTTACTGCTTGTTATGCTTTTGAATGGCTCTCTTGGCACAATGATGTCACTCGCCATCTGGTTTGTGCAGCGCCAGATGATGTTAAGAGCAAgggggccccctagtggttCGGGGACTACGCACCATGTGTACTCTGCGTATAGAGAGGACCGGCTCTGGTCTTGTATAACACGGAAGGGGCTTATCTCGCGTACACTGTACATTATCTTGCATATTTTACAGCTCTTTACCTCATTAGTAATCTAAGGAACAGTACattttgatttgaaatatttaatttgCTTATTTGTAACGAATGCAAAACTTTAGCGAGTAAAACCCATTTAATTTCGGTTTCAgcaagacgttcaaatgtcacaaacacacaatttggtttaatcatctgaaaatataatgtaatataaaaatgtcttttaataacatatatttaattttgtgtaatattaaactataCCTATCAAAATGATATTTGTTCGCATGCACCTCTAGAAACGTGTTAAATGCAGGTCAAGGCGCTTCTTCCTTCCAGAGTGCGTGGTAAAgtatagcttaagacagatatgctgTCCACTTTTTGAACaactattatgtactataggcaGTGATGTCATTGCTTGTGAGAAACCTGTCAATTTAttaagtcccatgtaaacgcagttgtctaCATACTTAATGATTTGCATGAACTCATGAAAAatttttctataataagcagatttttgatagttatccgcttattctgtgcatatAAACTCACTAACTGACTGATGTTCAGGTGAACCTAATATTAAAGGTGAGCCTTAAAGTTTTATGTTTATGTGACACTGcgtttacatttaattttatatgaaggctaaatacaaataaaaaattaacctCAAATTATTTATaccagtattattattattgttattaaatATGATATAGTTTTATAGGAGGAGGCTTCATAGACTTGGCAAAATCATTTGTTCAGAAGTTTGTACATTTATTGTGGGCATTCTTTGCATTTTATCCCAAGGCTTTTTTAACATTCATACCGTTATCAGATTTATACCATATCGACCGAAATTTAGAAGTAGGCCTATACCGGCAAAGAGGCATTTTGGCCATATCGTCCAGTCCTAGCCCCTCCCCTTCAATAAAAATCTTTAAATgcaacatatcatgaaaatctgactttttccatgtttaagtgttataattgggtccacatcagaaaaggaatcttattataattataatgtcttttaatctgcactatccaaccacagcactgccatttgcTCACCCATCCCTTTCgaaacacacacaaagctaTGTTAGccagccgccacaggacaaacatgtcatcatcttAGACACTGAAGTGACAAAACGCACTctatagaacagtttgtcctCTAAGggttactgtagaaacatgacggcgactTCCATTTAAGGGGAcccgtggtgtatgtagataaaaacggctcattctaaggtaataatttataatttaataatgCAGTTCATTATGAGAAGTCTTtaaacaccactgataatatagttatgtatattaaattgcatttctgtcaagagatcctcctaaaagttacacagtgcacctttcaTTTGAAACTGGTACTACAGCATAATCACAGTGATAATAGTAATGTATaatttatgtttatgtttatgtgTGTAAGGCAGTGATGTTTGTCATCTTTTCTACTCGTCAGTGTTGTTTATAATGTTGATGCTGTCTAACCGTTTGAAATCTTTGATCTCCACAGTGTTTTAGAATACATCATGATGTGTAAACGGGTCTGATACGTTTTATTTATATCACAGATTTGTGCATATGATCCGCCTGTGCTATTGTGCTGAACTGTCGTACTTCAGTTAGCCATAAGGAAAGCACATTTACACAGtctcagtggttcttaaacttttAATGAACTCATTTAATGAACTCATAAAAGGATTGtacggtggccctgaagtgcaaaccacaacaacaaattactaaacaacaacaacaaattaaaaaacaacaacaaatttaaaaaacactacaacaaattaaaaaacaccacaatacattaaaaacactacagcaaattaaaaaacactataacaaattaaaaaaacactacaacaaataaaaaaacactacagcaaatgaaaaaacactacaacaaattaaaaaacaccacaacaaattaaaaaacactacagcaaataaaaaaacactacaacaaattaaaaaacactacaacaaataaaaaaacactgcaacaaattaaaaaacaacaacaaattaaaaaacactacagcaaattaaaaaccacaACAGCAAactaaaaaacactacaacaaaataaaaaacaaatacaaaataaaaaacacaacagcaagttaaaaaaaacactacagcaaattaaaaaacacaacaaaaaataaaaaaacactacaacaaaataaaaaccataaaaaaataaaaaacacaacagcaagttaaaaaaacactacaacaaattaaaaaaccataacaaaataaaaaacactacaacaaattaaaaaacacaacaacaaattaaaaacacaactacaaataaaaaacacaactacattaaCCTACCGGAAGAGGTAGGTCCCAGTGGGCACCATGAGACATCGCTGATTGGACGACACTGCAGTTCGGCTATTGAACCGGACGTTATTCTTCCTGTAGCGCGTGGTTTGGAGAGGAGGAAGGACAGCAAAATGTTTTGCCCAAACTGCGGAAAAGAACTGGTTGAGCCGTCCCCGAACTTTTTCAGCGGCTGTGGCAAAAGGCTTAAAGAAATATCTACCATCGGAGACACCCAACAACCTTCGAGTAAGTTAATAAGAATAGTGTAATGCTTACGTTGCTTGTGGatgtaacgttagcttactaCTATCGTTAGCGGTTTCCTGACCGTACCCTTAGCCGGCCCCAGCAGCTGCTACATTTGGGTCATCTGTAAcattcatgtttgaaaaaaatgcGCTACAGTAAGAATAACTTCCGGTTTAAAAGCCGAACTGCAGTGTCGTCCAATCAGCGATGTCTCATGTTGCCCACTGGTACCTACCTCTTCCGGTAGGTTAAtggagttgtgttttttaatttgtagttgtgtttttaatttgttgtagtgctttttattttgtagttgttttttattttgttgtagtgttttttaatttgttgtagtgtttttttaacttgctgttgtgttttttattttgttatggttttttattttgttgtagtgttttttaatttgtagttgtgtttttaatttgttgtagtgttttttaatttgtagttgtgttttttaatttgctgtagtgtttttttaacttgctgttgtgttttttattttgtatttgttttttattttgttgtagtgttttttaatttgtagttgtgtttttaatttgttgtagtgttttttaatttgtagttgtgttttttagtttgctgtagtgtttttttaacttgctgttgtgttttttattttgtatttgttttttattttgttgtagtgttttttaatttgctgtagtgatttttcatttgctgtagtgtttttttaatttgttgttgttttttaatttgttgcagtgttttttaatttgttgtggtgttttttaatttgttgtagtgttttttaatttgatgtagtgtttttttatttgttgtggtgttttttaatttgttatagtgttttttaatttgctgtagtgttttttaaatttgctgtagtattttttatgtgttgtggtgtttttttagtttgttgtAGTGTATGCAATAGTTAACAGTTTTCGTTGTGCAGTGAGATTAATAAACATTATGGCTTACAGTAAACACTCAGATTACAACATAAAAGTATTTCTCTGGCCGGATAGGGAAAATCGAGTGTATTTAGGATTTCCATGAGAcacggtttcataaacatttgtaaacacgCTCATCTTAAGACAAACAACGCATTTCTGATGAAGCAACCACATTATCATCCACCTGCAATAGTAATCCCTTAATCTTTTAGCAAATTGCATTTATCTTTCATTCTGTAGGAAAAACGCACAAAAATgaacataaatgtaaagctATAGAAAATTGTATCACTGACGTCAAATAACTTGCCTGAGCAAAAAGCCTCTGTCAAAAGACCTCTGTCACTTTAAACTCTGTCACCTGGGTCAGGTCAGTGTTGTTTTGTAAATTTTCTCTGGACTTTGTAAGGTCTTTTGAGCTTATGTTAAGGACATACAAGCCACGTCAGCAACGTCCACCCCACCTCACTTTTGTCCTTATTCGGCCTGTTCTCCGTGCAGTAAACGATGGATATCAGAAAGGTTTATATTTGTTAGCAGATGTAGCTTCACAGGTTATTACTCACCGTGACAGCTACTTATGCCTTCAGGGCTATTGAGGAGACGCAGCGTTTGCCTTTACGCCAGTGCTACACGCTCACTATGGCTCCGGTCCATTTTCCGCTTATTCACCACAGAACAATAAACATGCAATAAAACGAGGATGTGAATCACTGCTCGTAGTGGGTGAAATCTGTGTCATGCCATTGTGACATCACTTCAATTAAACCTAACTTTGTTTCTTATCATGGAGCAGTGTGGGGTTAACACAGAGAAAGCAGGCACTGGATTTTCTTAATATAGTATTTTAGTCGTGGAAACATAATATGACGTTTTTCTTGGGCTAGTAATGTGATGTTATTAAAAACATCATTATGCATAAATAATGAATATCTGATGAATAAGATTGGTGACTGTGGAGGCGTACGCATTAGTACGTCTTGCCAAAAAGCTACCAGTCTGTTCACTGTAATTCAGTGTTTTGCTGTATTATATGAATATTATATTTGCAATACAATACAGCTTAGTCAAGGTAGACACCGTATAGattttttgacaaatttttacaaacatttcaACAGAAGTTTCCTTACATTACCCTGTTCAATGTCATGCTAAAAATGAATGTAGCCCAACTTTTTTCTCCCCCATGCCAAAAGACTAGGCTGTACAAAGGGGAACTTAGTGCACCTTATTTAAATGCCCAAGACAACATTGTCACCCCCTACAATAGCCCTGCTACAGGTTACAAATTGGCACAGTTGAAGCAATAAGAACCAGACTTACCCAAGTGTAGTCATGGTGACAATGGTATACCAGAAAGAGGCTGGAATGCTAGTGAATTTGCTGGAGCTGGATCCCTTTTCTGCATAAAACATGACCGTGGCGAAGATGATGATGGCCATGGTAAGGGAGAAGAGAAGAAAGCCGAGCTCAGAGGCACAGCTCTTTAGCGTGTATCCCAGAATCCTCAGCCCCTGAGAGTGACGTGAAAACTTGAAAATGCGAAAGACCCGAAAGACTCGCAGGGTGACGAACGCTCCGCTCACGTCTTCGTTGTTGGTCATTACCAGGCCGATGTAGTAGGGCAAGATGGCCACCACGTCAATGATGCTCATCACGCTTCGCATGAAGCGGTAACGACTGGGGGCTGCGAAGAGGCGCATGAGGTACTCCACGGTGAAGATCATCACACAGGCTGTGTCCATGCAGAAAAATGCCACGGTGTAACGTTCGCCGCACGGCACGTCTTTTTGGTTGGGCATGGAACCGCAAGGGACCGTCTCCACTACATTGGTTATGACCGAGATTGCGATGAAGAACCCGGTCACGTAGTAGAACACCAAGGCCATGGTGCTAGTGTGAGGGTTCTCGAAGGCTCGCCACATGGTCTCACGAAAGTTCATGTTGGGCAGTTTGATATCTTTGTTCTCCTCCTGGTCGTCCATGAGTCTCTCTGCGTTTTCCCGCTTACGATCCTTGTATTCTTCGTAGCAGCAGTCGCCGATAATCTCAGGAATGATGCCAAAGAAAGCGAGTTCCTCGTCGTAGGCTGAGATGCACTCATATCGAGGATAGTGGAGCTTCCCGGTGCGGTAAAAGTTAAGGACGCTTCGAAAGGCGTCCGGGTCCCTGTCAAAGAAGTACTCCTTAGTCTCTTCGTTATAAAAGAACTCTTTCTCTGTACTGCCAAGAAGTGTGTCTGGGTAGCGGTCCAGTGTCGTTCTCCAGGTTTGAAAACGGCGCCCACTGACGTTCAATACGATAAGCTCATCTTGCCTCTTGCTGTGATCCCTGGGTGCCAGAGGCATAGGGCAGTTTGCCACTGGCATCCAGCCAATGGCAGCTGCTCGGGCAAAGGGAAGCCATGCCGCAACTCCAGCTGCCATGGTGACTCAAACCCAAGAGCTCTGGTCAGGTGTGCCACCTTCAAATGTTCCTCGCTCTAAAATCAGCCATCATCTGGGAGAGAGAAATCATATAAAGAGAGGTCAAACTGCTGGATGTCTGGGAGCTATTTAAACACACTAGAGGTGAACTGTGTGACTACCATACCCACTTATGGCATGGCAATCTGTTTGTTTAAGTGACCCAACTGGATACATAAGAACACTGGCTTAACCAGTTTAATGTATCTGTGGTGGGCCTACCTGATTGTTCAAATAATGGGAGAACATTCGCTAATTTAGCTATTACTTTTGGTGCCAGAAGTAGCACAGAAATTACACACTTCATCACTAAGATGCACAATGATGTTGTACTTAAACAAATATACAGTTTGTGATCCTGTCTGTGACATCCATTCTAAAGTTTCATATTTAAGCATCAAAGTTGGGTTTCcctcattgattttaatctttgacatgatcttacttaatatttacaatatcaaggttatattttcacagaatgttctttattatgtaggatgattttatatagaaaacagtaaattacaaaaAGTATGCTTTATCTGGGTTTCCACAGGCAAGGTCACATATTCTGGATTCAATTTAAGTGGGCCAGAAAGTAATAGTATATCTTATTAAATCTGTTTCAATACATGCCAGCCATGTCATTGCAGTCTTTTGTGATATATTAAGTAATTCTACCACAGTTACAATATTTTTACACAGTAAAAAGTGCAGGTGATAACTCCCTCATCAGAGCCTTTTAAATGACTTAACAGTCAGATCAATTTGATCatgttaaataataaaacaatttaTATAATATCACATAAAGggcacatttttttgttatgtgataaaaaaaataatctactgtaaataataataaatgtatgttGGATGGTTGTCAGAAAAGTGTAAATGGATTAAAACATCTATTATTTATAAACGTGGTGTATTGTGAATTAAATGTAGTATATTATTATTGcaatgtaattaatgtttaatgtagTGAATTACTGTAACGCTATGCATAAAATGAACGAAACTAGTTATTAAGCTATCAAGCACAACTTGCATGATGTTTATTTGTAAAACCCTGGAGTGCTGTAACTGAATGAGATACAGTACCTGTTGAGTCGTGCGctataaaaagtgaaaatgtgCACTTGTTACCTTAAAGAGCAAAATCTACCTGAGGTAAcctttaaaactaatgcaacgGTTTAATTCACGTAATCAGGTTTATTCCGCAATATTAAACAATTTTCTGCCATACAAGTGATGAAGTCTTACTGAGGTAAAATAATAGAtgcttctgaacaaaaaacaaaaccagaaagaaagaaagaaagaaagaaagaaagaaagaaagaaagaaagggaaATACAATTATAAGATCAATTCAATGAGGCTGCTGTATTTTCGCGTTAATGTCACGTGAATAAAAGCGCATTTCTCTTACGTGAAACCATAAACGGTTACTACAGCAATATATATCGTCTTCATTAAATTATGTGACCATTGTGTCCGGAACAGAAAGCGCGCAACACTTACCTAAAAGTCCGCGATGTGAAACTGGTTCAGCCGAAAACAGTAAATCCGCTTGGATATGAACTCTTGCGCGTTATCCACATAGGAGTGAGAAAGTGATAGATGAACAGACTCAGCTGAAGTGAGTATATGATGCTCACTGAATGTAACATGTCATTTTCACATCAGTCTCTCCATCAGCAACAGCATCAGCAGCACCTACAAAAGGACTGAAGACTCCAACTCTAAATACACCTGATAGCACAGTAGCCCtcccctcctctctctctctcctccccccctctctctctctctccgaaTGTAAAGTACAATGGTACAAATACTTCAtgtttaaatagtttttcattttcatattttaacagtgaataaagtcaaataaaatagaataaaaATACAGTGTACAAATATTTGCTAATTTACATAGACTTACCTTACtaaagcaatacaaatgatacaATAAGCTACATCGAATCAGGGCAGATCACTCACTGTCACTTATATTTTGGCATGCAAGCACATATTGTACTGATAACACACAACAATTAGCCTTGTGTCCTCCTAATGCCTggctcacactacaggattttAAAAATCCTGGCAGATTATGAAATCTGGTTGCAGCACACACATAAGGAGAATCTTGTCAGATATTCTTCTCTCAAATCTTAAACATGATCACACTACAGGATTTAAAAATCCTAGTGCATCACACTACAGGATATTATTAGGATACTCTTGCCAGAGCAAGAACTTCACGTCACCTCAGGCGAAGAGAATATAAAGGAATGTTGACACATTTattatgatttctttttaaatatttacatttgctAGCAGCTTTCTATGTGAAACCTAGGTGATTTCTCCTCCTCAGCTCTTGTTTATGGCAACGATCATCATAATACGTTTTAAGGATGTG from Paramisgurnus dabryanus chromosome 14, PD_genome_1.1, whole genome shotgun sequence encodes:
- the LOC135758142 gene encoding A-type voltage-gated potassium channel KCND3-like produces the protein MAAGVAAWLPFARAAAIGWMPVANCPMPLAPRDHSKRQDELIVLNVSGRRFQTWRTTLDRYPDTLLGSTEKEFFYNEETKEYFFDRDPDAFRSVLNFYRTGKLHYPRYECISAYDEELAFFGIIPEIIGDCCYEEYKDRKRENAERLMDDQEENKDIKLPNMNFRETMWRAFENPHTSTMALVFYYVTGFFIAISVITNVVETVPCGSMPNQKDVPCGERYTVAFFCMDTACVMIFTVEYLMRLFAAPSRYRFMRSVMSIIDVVAILPYYIGLVMTNNEDVSGAFVTLRVFRVFRIFKFSRHSQGLRILGYTLKSCASELGFLLFSLTMAIIIFATVMFYAEKGSSSSKFTSIPASFWYTIVTMTTLGYGDMVPKTIAGKIFGSICSLSGVLVIALPVPVIVSNFSRIYHQNQRADKRRAQKVQKARLARIRIAKMGSSNAYLQSKRNGLLNQLLDLTGSEGEELHRNKTTSLLESQHHHLLHCLEKTTAHEFVDEQMYDQNCTENALQSFPSRSPSLSSHEGFTGTCCSRRSRKNIPLPNSSMSTTHTHMHSQGLQELSAFDIQCVDHPGHSIRRSSLNLNPNEMSRLNNRGQQITTAIISLPSPSSDGYGHGPSNLPATISTTASSNIVKVSAL